From one Rattus rattus isolate New Zealand chromosome 15, Rrattus_CSIRO_v1, whole genome shotgun sequence genomic stretch:
- the LOC116884479 gene encoding ribosome production factor 1-like, giving the protein MAKAGEKSGGGGKRGLKRKAPAEEPQETAVASDGTAESGVQSAKGAAFPPGFSISEIKNKQRRHLMFTRWKQQQRKEKLAAKKKLKKEREALGDKAPPKPVPKTIDNQRVYDETTVDPNDEEVAYDEATDEFASYFNRQTSPKILITTSDRPHGRTVRLCEQLSTVIPDSHVYYRRGLALKKIIPQCIARDFTDLIVINEDRKTPNGLILSHLPNGPTAHFKMSSVRLRKEIKRRGKDPTEHVPEIILNNFTTRLGHSIGRMFASLFPHNPQFIGRQVATFHNQRDYIFFRFHRYIFKSEKKVGIQELGPRFTLKLRSLQKGTFDSKYGEYEWVHKPREMDTSRRKFHL; this is encoded by the coding sequence ATGGCGAAGGCCGGCGAGAAAAGTGGCGGTGGTGGCAAGCGAGGCTTGAAGAGGAAAGCGCCCGCTGAAGAGCCTCAAGAAACTGCGGTCGCGAGCGATGGGACGGCGGAGAGCGGGGTACAGTCCGCGAAAGGGGCTGCCTTCCCCCCGGGCTTCAGTATCTCGGAGATTAAGAACAAACAGCGGCGACACTTGATGTTCACGCGGTGGAAACAGCAGCAGCGGAAGGAAAAGTTGGCAGctaagaaaaaacttaaaaaggagagagaggctcTTGGTGATAAGGCTCCACCAAAGCCTGTACCCAAGACCATTGACAACCAACGCGTGTACGATGAAACCACAGTAGACCCCAATGATGAAGAGGTAGCTTATGATGAGGCTACAGATGAATTTGCTTCTTACTTCAACAGACAGACGTCTCCTAAGATTCTTATCACAACCTCAGACAGACCTCATGGGAGAACAGTACGACTCTGTGAGCAGCTCTCAACAGTTATACCAGATTCACATGTTTATTACAGAAGAGGACTGGCTCTGAAAAAAATTATCCCACAGTGCATTGCAAGAGATTTCACAGACCTGATCGTTATTAATGAAGATCGTAAAACACCAAATGGACTTATTTTGAGTCATTTGCCAAATGGTCCAACtgctcattttaaaatgagtagTGTTCGTCTTCGTAAAGAAATTAAGCGACGAGGCAAAGACCCCACAGAACATGTACCTGAGATAATTCTAAATAACTTTACCACACGGCTAGGTCATTCTATCGGACGTatgtttgcttctctctttcctcataATCCTCAATTTATTGGAAGACAAGTTGCCACGTTCCACAATCAGCGGGATTACATCTTCTTCAGATTTCACAGATACATATTCAAGAGTGAAAAGAAGGTGGGAATTCAGGAACTTGGACCACGTTTTACCTTAAAATTACGATCTCTGCAGAAGGGAACCTTTGATTCCAAGTATGGAGAGTATGAATGGGTCCATAAGCCACGGGAAATGGATACAAGTAGAAGAAAATTCCATTTATAA